One Azospirillum sp. TSA2s genomic region harbors:
- a CDS encoding PAS domain-containing methyl-accepting chemotaxis protein, whose translation MFGFIRPMNGKASDSQAILSALDRSQAVIEFSLDGTILTANANFLAVMGYSLPEIVGQHHRMFIDPAEHGSPAYREFWDRLKRGEFQRALYRRIGKNGREVWIEATYNPVLDGSGRPCKIVKVATDVTERQAINADMRGKIDAISRSQAVIEFNPDGTVITANENFLKVLGYSLDEIRGRHHSMFVDAQERESSAYRDFWSRLNKGQFEAAQYRRIGKGGRVVWIQASYNPVFDGAGRLCKVVKFATDITDQISLLERLKSLIDTNFTEIEQAMSVAHQQADTAAAASSETRGTVQTIAAGAEELAAAAREIADSMSRSQQAADAAVSEADNADRAATRLTEVAKAMGGIVELIRSIAGQINMLALNATIEAARAGEAGRGFAVVANEVKNLANQSANATAQISREIEGMRSVSGDVVSSLSAIRTAMTNLREFVVMSAGAVEEQTTVTASISANMQGASTSVAVVDRNITAISTAFAQVGTAIASTKEAAQVLAR comes from the coding sequence ATGTTTGGCTTTATTCGGCCGATGAATGGAAAGGCATCCGACAGCCAAGCGATTCTGTCCGCCCTGGACCGTTCGCAGGCGGTGATCGAATTCTCGCTGGACGGAACGATCCTGACCGCCAACGCCAATTTCCTTGCAGTGATGGGCTATTCCTTGCCGGAGATCGTCGGACAGCATCACCGGATGTTCATCGATCCGGCCGAACATGGCAGTCCGGCCTATCGGGAGTTCTGGGATCGGCTGAAGCGCGGCGAGTTCCAGCGGGCTTTGTACCGGCGCATTGGCAAAAACGGTCGGGAGGTCTGGATCGAGGCGACCTACAACCCGGTACTCGATGGGTCCGGCCGTCCTTGCAAAATCGTCAAGGTCGCCACCGACGTCACGGAAAGACAGGCCATCAACGCCGACATGCGCGGCAAGATCGATGCGATTTCGCGCTCGCAGGCCGTGATCGAATTCAATCCCGACGGTACCGTCATCACCGCCAACGAGAATTTTCTCAAGGTGCTCGGCTACAGTCTGGACGAGATTCGCGGACGCCATCACAGCATGTTCGTCGATGCGCAGGAGCGCGAGAGTTCCGCCTATCGCGATTTTTGGTCCAGGCTGAACAAGGGGCAGTTCGAAGCCGCCCAATACCGGCGCATCGGCAAGGGCGGCCGCGTCGTCTGGATCCAGGCATCCTACAACCCGGTTTTCGACGGTGCCGGCCGCCTGTGCAAGGTCGTGAAGTTCGCGACCGACATCACCGACCAGATCAGTTTGCTGGAGCGCCTGAAATCCCTGATCGACACCAATTTCACCGAGATCGAACAGGCGATGAGCGTCGCCCACCAACAGGCCGACACCGCCGCGGCCGCATCGTCGGAGACGCGAGGGACGGTGCAGACCATTGCGGCCGGGGCGGAGGAACTGGCCGCCGCCGCCCGTGAGATCGCCGACAGCATGTCGCGGTCGCAGCAGGCTGCGGATGCCGCCGTGAGCGAGGCCGACAACGCCGACCGCGCTGCGACCCGCTTGACGGAAGTGGCGAAGGCGATGGGTGGCATCGTCGAACTGATCCGCTCCATCGCCGGACAGATCAACATGCTGGCCCTGAACGCGACCATCGAGGCGGCGCGCGCGGGTGAGGCCGGCAGGGGCTTCGCCGTGGTTGCCAACGAGGTCAAGAATCTGGCCAACCAGTCGGCCAACGCGACCGCCCAGATTTCCCGCGAAATCGAGGGAATGCGGTCCGTTTCCGGCGATGTCGTGTCTTCCCTGTCGGCAATTCGCACGGCAATGACCAATCTGCGCGAATTCGTCGTCATGTCCGCCGGCGCGGTCGAGGAACAGACCACCGTCACCGCCAGCATCTCCGCCAACATGCAGGGAGCATCGACCTCGGTGGCGGTGGTGGACCGGAACATCACCGCGATCTCCACCGCCTTCGCGCAGGTCGGAACCGCCATCGCCTCGACCAAGGAAGCGGCACAGGTGCTCGCCCGCTGA
- the fdxB gene encoding ferredoxin III, nif-specific, producing the protein MAEFLTGTTRGGQSWTPKFVQSIDRKQCIGCGRCFKVCGRGVLDMIGLTEDGDIVDAFDDEAEKKIMTVKEAANCIGCESCSKVCSKSCITHAPVAA; encoded by the coding sequence ATGGCTGAATTCCTGACCGGCACCACCCGCGGTGGTCAGAGCTGGACCCCGAAATTCGTCCAATCCATCGACCGGAAGCAGTGCATCGGCTGTGGCCGCTGCTTCAAGGTGTGCGGGCGCGGCGTGCTCGACATGATCGGCCTGACCGAGGACGGCGACATCGTCGACGCCTTCGACGACGAGGCCGAGAAGAAGATCATGACGGTCAAGGAAGCAGCCAACTGCATCGGCTGCGAGAGCTGCTCCAAGGTGTGCTCGAAGAGCTGCATCACCCATGCGCCGGTGGCGGCATAG
- the nifN gene encoding nitrogenase iron-molybdenum cofactor biosynthesis protein NifN, which produces MSHIQRFPSAAKAASTNPLKISQPLGAALAYLGVDRCLPLFHGSQGCTAFGLVLLVRHFREAIPLQTTAMDQVSTILGGYENLEQAIRTIVERNKPAMIGVATTGVTETKGEDMGGQYTLFRQRNPDMADTALVFANTPDFAGGFEDGFAAAVTAIIDRLVEPSPVRIPTQVNVLAGSHLSPGDVEELRDIIEGFGLSPIFLPDLSLSMSGRQPTDFTATSLGGVTVEQIRAMGASAATIVIGEHMRVAGNALELKTDVPSHFFSRLTGLEATDKLVRLLMELSGKPAPARLRRQREALVDAMLDGHFFYSRKRIAVALEPDLLYAVTGFLADMGAEVVAAVSPTQSPVLERLKAATIMVGDHSDVETLARDADLIVSNSHGRQGAARIGVPLHRMGLPMFDRLGAGLRVQVGYRGTRELLCDIGNLFLAREMDHATHEADESHGCGGGSCGCNAV; this is translated from the coding sequence ATGTCGCACATCCAGCGCTTCCCCTCCGCCGCCAAGGCCGCCTCGACCAACCCGCTGAAGATAAGCCAGCCGCTGGGCGCGGCGCTGGCATATCTCGGGGTCGACCGCTGCCTGCCGCTGTTCCACGGATCGCAGGGCTGCACCGCCTTCGGGCTGGTCCTGCTGGTGCGCCACTTCCGCGAGGCGATCCCGCTGCAGACCACGGCGATGGATCAGGTCTCCACCATCCTCGGCGGTTACGAGAATCTGGAACAGGCGATCCGCACCATCGTCGAGCGCAACAAGCCCGCCATGATCGGCGTCGCCACCACCGGCGTGACCGAGACCAAGGGCGAGGATATGGGCGGACAGTACACGCTGTTCCGCCAGCGCAACCCCGACATGGCGGACACCGCCCTGGTCTTCGCCAACACCCCCGACTTCGCCGGCGGCTTCGAGGACGGCTTCGCCGCCGCCGTTACAGCGATCATCGACCGGCTGGTCGAACCCTCGCCGGTGCGCATCCCGACCCAGGTCAATGTGCTGGCCGGCAGCCACCTGTCGCCCGGCGATGTCGAGGAGCTGCGCGACATCATCGAAGGCTTCGGCCTGTCGCCGATCTTCCTGCCCGACCTGTCGCTGTCGATGTCCGGCCGCCAGCCGACCGACTTCACCGCCACCTCGCTGGGCGGCGTGACGGTGGAGCAGATCCGCGCCATGGGCGCCTCAGCCGCCACCATCGTGATTGGCGAGCATATGCGGGTGGCCGGCAACGCGCTGGAATTGAAGACCGACGTGCCCAGCCATTTCTTCAGCCGCCTGACCGGCCTGGAGGCGACGGACAAGCTGGTCCGTCTGCTGATGGAGCTGTCGGGCAAGCCGGCGCCGGCCCGGCTGCGGCGCCAGCGTGAAGCCCTGGTCGACGCCATGCTGGACGGGCATTTCTTCTACAGCCGCAAGCGCATCGCCGTCGCGCTGGAGCCCGACCTGCTCTACGCCGTGACCGGCTTCCTGGCCGACATGGGGGCGGAGGTCGTCGCCGCGGTGTCGCCGACGCAAAGCCCGGTGCTGGAGCGGCTGAAGGCCGCCACCATCATGGTTGGCGACCATTCCGACGTCGAGACGCTGGCCCGCGACGCCGACCTGATCGTCTCCAACTCGCACGGGCGGCAGGGTGCGGCGCGGATCGGCGTGCCGCTGCACCGCATGGGCCTGCCGATGTTCGACCGGCTCGGGGCGGGACTGCGCGTCCAGGTCGGTTACCGCGGCACGCGCGAGCTGCTGTGCGATATCGGCAACCTGTTTCTCGCCCGCGAGATGGACCACGCGACTCACGAAGCCGACGAATCCCACGGCTGCGGAGGCGGATCATGCGGATGCAACGCCGTCTGA
- the nifE gene encoding nitrogenase iron-molybdenum cofactor biosynthesis protein NifE — translation MLQDKIQDVFNEPGCAANQAKSAKEKKKGCTKSLKPGAAAGGCAYDGAMIVLQPIADAAHLVHGPIACLGNSWDNRGSQSSGPQLYRTGFTTDLSELDVIGGGEKKLYRAIKEIVQQYDPPAVFVYQTCVPAMTGDDIAAVCKFATQKLGKPVIPVEAPGFVGSKNLGNKLAGEALLEHVIGTVEPEHTSPTDVCIIGEYNLAGELWLVKPLLDEIGIRLLSCISGDGRYHEVAQAHRARVTMMVCSQALVNVGRKMQERYGIPYFEGSFYGVSDMSDTLRTMARMLVERGADKGLIDRAEGVIAREESRVWRRLEPYKPRFEGKRVLLFTGGVKSWSMVSALEGAGLTILGTSTKKSTKEDKERIRKMKGEEFHQWDDLKPRDIYRMLADNQADIMMSGGRSQFISLKAKVPWLDINQERHHAYAGYDGIVNLCEEIDKTLSNPIWRQVRQPAPWESGPSSTLLAAE, via the coding sequence ATGCTCCAGGACAAGATCCAGGACGTCTTCAACGAACCGGGCTGCGCGGCCAACCAGGCCAAGTCGGCCAAGGAGAAGAAGAAGGGCTGCACCAAGTCGCTGAAGCCCGGGGCCGCGGCCGGCGGCTGCGCCTATGACGGGGCGATGATCGTGCTGCAGCCGATCGCCGACGCCGCCCATCTGGTCCATGGCCCCATCGCCTGCCTGGGCAACAGCTGGGACAATCGCGGCTCGCAATCCTCCGGCCCGCAGCTCTACCGCACCGGCTTCACCACCGACCTGTCGGAGCTGGACGTCATCGGCGGCGGCGAGAAAAAGCTCTACCGCGCCATCAAGGAGATCGTTCAGCAATACGACCCGCCGGCCGTCTTCGTCTATCAGACCTGCGTGCCCGCCATGACCGGCGACGACATCGCCGCCGTCTGCAAATTCGCGACGCAGAAGCTGGGCAAGCCGGTGATCCCGGTGGAGGCGCCGGGCTTTGTCGGGTCGAAGAATCTCGGCAACAAGCTGGCCGGCGAAGCCTTGCTGGAGCATGTCATCGGCACGGTCGAACCCGAGCACACCTCCCCGACCGACGTCTGCATCATCGGCGAATACAACCTCGCCGGCGAGCTGTGGCTGGTCAAGCCGTTGCTGGACGAGATCGGCATCCGCCTGCTGTCCTGCATATCCGGCGACGGCCGCTACCACGAGGTCGCCCAGGCCCACCGCGCCCGCGTCACCATGATGGTGTGCAGCCAGGCGCTGGTGAATGTCGGCCGCAAGATGCAGGAGCGCTACGGCATCCCCTATTTCGAGGGCTCCTTCTACGGCGTTTCCGACATGTCGGACACCCTGCGCACCATGGCCCGCATGCTGGTGGAGCGCGGCGCCGACAAGGGGCTGATCGACCGGGCGGAGGGCGTGATCGCGCGGGAGGAAAGCCGCGTCTGGCGCCGGCTGGAACCCTACAAGCCGCGGTTCGAGGGCAAGCGGGTCCTGCTGTTCACCGGCGGGGTCAAGAGCTGGTCGATGGTCAGCGCGCTGGAAGGCGCCGGGCTCACCATCCTCGGCACCTCCACCAAGAAATCGACCAAGGAGGACAAGGAACGCATCAGGAAGATGAAGGGCGAGGAGTTCCACCAGTGGGACGACCTGAAGCCGCGCGACATCTACAGGATGCTGGCCGACAATCAGGCCGACATCATGATGTCCGGCGGCCGGTCGCAGTTCATCTCGCTGAAGGCCAAGGTACCCTGGCTCGATATCAACCAGGAGCGCCACCACGCCTATGCCGGCTATGACGGCATCGTCAATCTCTGCGAGGAGATCGACAAGACGCTGTCGAATCCGATCTGGCGTCAGGTCCGCCAGCCGGCGCCGTGGGAATCCGGCCCATCCTCCACCCTTCTGGCGGCGGAGTAA
- a CDS encoding NifX-associated nitrogen fixation protein produces MAEVSVADQFVKTLVLLFRAEDSYGTWEGKPDEALLAPFILDKEARAAIPIIGDPDPDTLWRLELFYKAVGVTVEKQTGMMASPMMKMSHEGFGRMILTTGRLVVVSKTLRDVHRFGFPSLEKLAADGANLVENAVALIREYPEVANL; encoded by the coding sequence ATGGCTGAAGTGTCCGTCGCCGACCAGTTCGTGAAGACGCTGGTCCTGCTGTTCCGTGCCGAGGACAGCTATGGCACCTGGGAAGGCAAGCCGGACGAGGCCCTGCTCGCCCCCTTCATTCTGGACAAGGAGGCCCGCGCCGCAATCCCGATCATCGGCGATCCCGACCCGGACACGCTGTGGCGGCTGGAGCTGTTCTACAAGGCGGTCGGCGTCACGGTCGAAAAGCAGACCGGCATGATGGCCTCGCCGATGATGAAGATGAGCCACGAGGGCTTCGGCCGCATGATCCTGACCACCGGCCGGCTGGTGGTGGTGTCGAAGACTCTGCGCGACGTCCATCGCTTCGGCTTCCCCAGCCTGGAGAAACTGGCCGCCGACGGCGCCAATCTCGTCGAGAACGCCGTGGCGCTGATCCGGGAGTACCCCGAGGTCGCGAACCTCTGA
- a CDS encoding glutamate--cysteine ligase, with product MSAPPTTRGEPITDRRQLAAYLESGCKPAPDWRIGTEHEKFAYRTSDLRPLPYDGPDGIRELLTRMTRFGWQPVEEKGNIIALVQDMANITLEPGGQVELSGAPLETLHQTCAEVHRHLRQVKEVGAELGIAMMGLGFQPKWTRDDIPWMPKGRYKIMRDYMPKVGSLGLDMMTRTCTVQVNLDFASEADMVKKFRVSLALQPIATALFAMSPFTEGKPNGFQSFRSHIWTDTDPDRTGDIPFVFEDGFGFERYVDYLLDTPMYFVYRDGTYIDAAGQSFRDFLDGKLPALPGELPLITDWADHTTTAFPEARLKKYLEMRGADGGPWRSLCALPALWVGLLYDQVALDAAWDLVKDWTTAERAHLRAEVPRLGLRTTFRNGTVRDVALEMLAIARDGLARRARNDNWGDDETHFLDTLQVIAETGRSPADELLEKFNGPWGGSVDPVFKEYAY from the coding sequence ATGTCCGCACCCCCGACCACGCGCGGCGAACCAATTACCGACCGCCGCCAGCTTGCGGCCTATCTCGAATCCGGCTGCAAGCCGGCGCCCGACTGGCGCATCGGAACCGAGCACGAGAAATTCGCCTACCGCACCTCCGACCTGCGGCCTCTGCCCTATGACGGGCCGGACGGCATCCGCGAGCTGCTGACCCGCATGACCCGCTTCGGCTGGCAGCCGGTGGAGGAGAAGGGCAACATCATCGCGTTGGTCCAGGACATGGCCAACATCACGCTGGAGCCCGGCGGGCAGGTCGAGCTTTCCGGTGCCCCGCTGGAGACCCTGCACCAGACCTGTGCCGAGGTGCACCGCCACCTGCGCCAGGTGAAGGAGGTCGGGGCCGAACTGGGCATCGCCATGATGGGGCTGGGCTTCCAGCCGAAATGGACGCGCGACGACATCCCCTGGATGCCCAAGGGCCGTTACAAGATCATGCGCGACTACATGCCGAAGGTCGGCTCGCTCGGCCTCGACATGATGACGCGGACCTGTACCGTGCAGGTCAATCTGGACTTCGCGTCCGAAGCCGACATGGTGAAGAAGTTCCGCGTGTCGCTGGCCTTGCAGCCGATCGCGACCGCGCTGTTCGCCATGTCTCCCTTCACGGAAGGCAAGCCGAACGGCTTCCAGAGCTTCCGCAGCCACATCTGGACCGACACCGATCCGGACCGCACCGGCGACATCCCCTTCGTGTTCGAGGACGGCTTCGGCTTCGAACGCTATGTCGACTATCTGCTCGACACGCCGATGTACTTCGTCTACCGCGACGGCACCTACATCGACGCGGCCGGCCAGTCCTTCCGCGATTTCCTCGATGGCAAGCTGCCGGCGCTGCCGGGTGAACTGCCGCTGATCACCGACTGGGCCGACCACACCACCACCGCCTTCCCGGAAGCGCGTCTGAAGAAGTATCTGGAGATGCGCGGCGCCGATGGCGGCCCGTGGCGCAGCCTGTGCGCCCTGCCGGCCCTGTGGGTCGGGCTGCTCTACGATCAGGTGGCGCTGGATGCGGCGTGGGATCTGGTGAAGGACTGGACGACCGCCGAACGCGCGCACCTGCGGGCCGAAGTGCCACGCTTGGGCCTGCGCACGACGTTCCGCAATGGGACGGTGCGCGACGTGGCGCTGGAGATGCTGGCGATCGCCCGCGACGGTCTGGCCCGCCGCGCCCGCAACGACAATTGGGGCGACGACGAGACCCACTTCCTCGACACGCTGCAGGTCATCGCCGAGACCGGCCGCAGCCCGGCCGACGAACTTCTGGAGAAGTTCAACGGCCCCTGGGGCGGCAGCGTCGATCCGGTGTTCAAGGAGTACGCGTACTGA
- a CDS encoding 16S rRNA (uracil(1498)-N(3))-methyltransferase, with protein MADPIKTRLFVDSPLAEGQSVGLDHERAHFLRHVLRLDRGDSVAVFNGRDGEWRAVIDGFGKGWCSLTVAEQRRQQDTTPDLWLLFAPLKKGRIDFVAEKATEMGVSRLWPVFTRRTDPNRVNSDRLRANAVEAAEQCERLSVPEMGEALPLDRALAGWPADRRLYLCAEAGSARPIAEVLRDAPAGPAALLIGPEGGFDQSELDELVKLPFVVPVGLGPRILRADTAVVAALACWQSLAGDWTAGGSDRRPPFRAPIP; from the coding sequence ATGGCCGACCCGATCAAGACCCGCCTGTTTGTCGACAGCCCGCTGGCCGAAGGCCAGTCGGTCGGGCTGGACCATGAGCGCGCCCATTTTCTGCGCCATGTCCTGCGGCTGGACCGCGGCGACTCCGTCGCGGTGTTCAACGGCCGCGACGGCGAATGGCGGGCGGTGATCGACGGCTTCGGCAAGGGCTGGTGCTCGCTGACCGTGGCGGAGCAGCGGCGGCAGCAGGATACGACTCCGGACCTCTGGCTTCTCTTCGCCCCGCTGAAGAAGGGCCGCATCGATTTCGTCGCCGAGAAGGCGACCGAGATGGGGGTTTCCCGGCTTTGGCCGGTCTTCACCCGCCGCACCGACCCCAACCGCGTCAACAGCGACCGGCTGCGCGCCAACGCGGTCGAGGCGGCCGAACAGTGCGAGCGCCTGAGCGTGCCGGAGATGGGGGAGGCTCTGCCGCTGGACCGCGCGCTGGCCGGCTGGCCGGCCGACCGCCGGCTTTACCTGTGTGCCGAGGCCGGTTCCGCCCGCCCCATCGCCGAGGTTCTGCGCGACGCCCCTGCGGGACCTGCAGCCCTGCTGATCGGGCCGGAGGGCGGTTTCGACCAGTCGGAACTTGACGAACTCGTCAAACTTCCCTTTGTTGTACCGGTGGGATTGGGTCCGCGCATCCTGCGGGCCGACACGGCGGTGGTGGCGGCGCTGGCTTGCTGGCAGTCCTTGGCCGGGGACTGGACTGCCGGGGGAAGCGACCGGCGTCCGCCTTTCCGCGCGCCGATCCCGTAA
- a CDS encoding CCE_0567 family metalloprotein → MSDIDALKDEIKRLNARATQKKMDLHDLSEELPQNWQSILTVAQETYDAFKTLTEKRAALKALETA, encoded by the coding sequence ATGAGCGACATCGACGCGCTGAAGGACGAGATCAAGAGGCTGAACGCGCGCGCCACCCAGAAGAAGATGGATTTGCACGACCTGTCGGAAGAGCTTCCGCAGAATTGGCAGAGCATCCTGACGGTGGCGCAGGAAACCTATGACGCCTTCAAGACCCTGACGGAGAAGCGGGCGGCGCTGAAGGCACTGGAGACGGCATAA
- the ubiA gene encoding 4-hydroxybenzoate octaprenyltransferase translates to MPTASTGPTLPDSGFTDIRRDGWVTRRIPARLRPYVTLARLDRPIGTWLLLFPCWWSVALAMPQPFRDWPSLLWLMALFGIGAVLMRGAGCTVNDILDRKFDAMVERTRSRPIPSGQVSVRQALAFLLAQLLVSLLILVQLGTTAIGLGVLSLLLVFTYPLMKRITWWPQAFLGLTFNWGALMGWAAVQNDVGWPAVALYVTGIAWTLGYDTIYAHQDKEDDARIGVKSTALRLGDQSKIWIYGFYTLTYVGIGIAGRLAGLGGLFLPVLSLAALQLAWQVATWRPDDQGDCLDKFKSNRWFGWLVLAAILAGKI, encoded by the coding sequence ATGCCCACTGCTTCCACCGGCCCAACTCTTCCCGACTCCGGTTTCACCGACATCCGCAGGGACGGCTGGGTCACCCGCCGGATTCCCGCCCGGTTGCGCCCTTATGTCACGCTGGCGCGTCTCGACCGCCCGATCGGGACATGGCTGCTGCTGTTCCCTTGCTGGTGGAGCGTGGCGCTGGCCATGCCGCAGCCCTTCCGGGACTGGCCGTCGCTGCTCTGGCTGATGGCGCTGTTCGGGATCGGCGCGGTGCTGATGCGCGGCGCCGGCTGCACCGTCAACGACATCCTGGACCGCAAGTTCGACGCGATGGTGGAGCGCACCCGCTCCCGCCCGATCCCGTCGGGGCAGGTGTCGGTGCGTCAGGCGCTGGCCTTCCTGTTGGCCCAGCTTCTGGTGTCGCTGCTGATTCTGGTGCAGTTGGGAACGACCGCCATCGGTCTGGGCGTGCTGTCGCTGCTGCTGGTCTTCACCTATCCGCTGATGAAGCGGATCACATGGTGGCCGCAGGCCTTTCTCGGGCTGACCTTCAACTGGGGCGCCCTGATGGGCTGGGCGGCGGTGCAGAACGATGTCGGCTGGCCGGCGGTGGCGCTCTATGTGACGGGCATCGCCTGGACGCTGGGCTATGACACCATCTACGCCCATCAGGACAAGGAGGACGACGCCCGCATCGGCGTGAAGTCCACCGCGCTGCGCCTGGGCGACCAGAGCAAGATCTGGATCTACGGCTTCTACACTCTGACCTATGTCGGCATCGGCATCGCCGGCCGTCTGGCCGGGCTGGGCGGACTGTTCCTGCCGGTGCTGTCGCTGGCCGCCCTGCAACTGGCCTGGCAGGTCGCGACATGGCGGCCGGACGATCAGGGTGACTGCCTGGACAAATTCAAGTCCAACCGCTGGTTCGGCTGGCTTGTGCTGGCGGCGATCCTGGCGGGGAAGATATAG
- a CDS encoding response regulator, whose product MSTKPDRFAVVIDDESIILAGMEIMLDTWGYQVLAAEDVETVLAKLPGCPAPDVILSDYRLRDGWSGITAVRAVREACGASVPAIILTGDTGAELMAAAKADQIRILHKPVQPNDLRRQIDALIAAA is encoded by the coding sequence ATGAGCACGAAACCGGACCGTTTCGCCGTCGTCATCGATGACGAGTCGATCATCTTGGCCGGGATGGAGATCATGCTGGACACCTGGGGCTATCAGGTGCTTGCCGCGGAGGATGTCGAAACCGTCCTGGCGAAGCTGCCCGGCTGTCCGGCGCCGGACGTGATCCTGTCCGATTACCGGCTGCGTGACGGCTGGTCCGGCATCACCGCCGTGCGGGCGGTGCGCGAGGCCTGCGGCGCCAGCGTGCCCGCCATCATCCTGACCGGCGACACCGGGGCCGAACTGATGGCTGCGGCCAAGGCGGATCAGATCCGCATCCTGCACAAGCCTGTCCAGCCCAACGACCTGCGCCGCCAGATCGACGCCCTGATAGCCGCAGCCTGA
- the nifX gene encoding nitrogen fixation protein NifX, with translation MKVAFCTQDMQHVDAHFGWAKNIAVYQVDRQGHAFLETFQFGGSMFEDGNEDKLVPKLEALADVAILYLSAIGASAAARVVAKKIHPVKVEATETIPALLDKLVQTLNGNPPPWLRKAMGETPQFHFDEEEA, from the coding sequence ATGAAGGTCGCTTTCTGCACCCAGGACATGCAGCACGTCGATGCGCATTTCGGCTGGGCCAAGAACATCGCCGTCTATCAGGTCGACCGTCAGGGCCATGCCTTTCTGGAGACCTTCCAGTTCGGCGGTTCGATGTTCGAAGACGGCAACGAGGACAAGCTGGTGCCCAAGCTGGAGGCGCTGGCCGATGTCGCCATCCTCTACCTGTCGGCCATCGGCGCCTCGGCCGCCGCCCGCGTGGTGGCGAAGAAGATCCATCCGGTGAAGGTCGAGGCCACCGAGACCATCCCGGCCCTGCTCGACAAGCTGGTCCAGACGCTGAACGGCAATCCGCCGCCCTGGCTGCGCAAGGCGATGGGCGAGACGCCGCAATTCCATTTCGACGAGGAGGAGGCCTGA